CCTGGTCGGCTACGGATAGGTCCCGGATAGGCACCAGCATGACGCCGTGCTCCTCGAGCCGCGGCAGGACCTCGTGACCGAGAACATACCGGTGACGGGCCACAGCCGGGTGCAGCCGCTCGGCGATGGCCCTCAGCTGCTCCGCCGGGGTCATGCCGTCGGCGGTGCGGTCGGTGATGCCCGCGCCGACTTGTTCCTTTAAGCCCGCGTAGCGGATCATCATGAACTCGTCTAGGTTGGTGCTGAAAATAGCCAGGAACTTGAGCCGCTCCAAGAGCGGGTTGGCCGGATCGACGGCCTCTTCCAGGACCCGCTCGTTGAACTCGAGCCAGGACAGCTCGCGGTTGAAGTAGAGCCGCGGGTCGCGCAGGTCGATGTCGGCCATGCTTCCAGAGTAGCAGAGGAAGCCAGAGATCTCATCGTGCCATAATCCCATCAAAGAGGAGAGCGCATGATGCCGAGTGACAACATCCTGGTCTTTGGCGGCTCTGGCAGCCCGCGTCTCACCAAAGCTATCTGCGGCACCTTGAACGTTATTCCCGGCAAGAGCGAGGTACTGCGCTTCTCGGAAGGCAATCTTTTCGTTCGCGTTCTGGAAAACGTCAGGGGCCGCCCGGTTTACCTCGTGCAGTCGACGGCCTTTCCGGCCAATGACAACTTTATGGAACTGCTCTTCTGGATTGACGCCTTCAAACGTGCCAGTGCGGCATCCGTTACCGCCATCATTCCCTATTTCAGCTATGCGAAAGGCGATAAGAAAGACGAGCCTCGCGTCTCTATTCGCGCTCGAGTCTGCGCCGACGCCATCGAGGCCGCCGGGGCCGACCGGGTCGTGACGATGGACCTGCACGCCCCGCAGATTCAAGGCTTCTTTCGCATTCCGGTAGATGACCTCTACGCCCTGCCCACCCTGTGTGAGGCCGTCAAAAAGAAGGGGTTTTCAGACCTCGTCGTCGTGGCGCCGGACATGGGCTTTGCCAAAAAGGCAAGAAAGTACGCCTCCTACTTGGGGGCGTCCTTGGCGATTGGCGATAAGGAGCGCGTTGCCCACGACGAAAAGGCGGAGGTGCTGGAGATTATCGGCGAGGTCGGCGGCAAAACCGCGCTCATCGTCGACGATTTCACCATCTCCGGCGGGACGCTTGTCGAGGCGGCGGAGAGGCTAGTCGAGCGTGGCGCCGCCTCGGTTTATGCCGCCGTCACGCACGGAGTGTTTTCCCAAGGGGCCGTGGAGAAAATCGACCGGAGCCCTATCGTCCACCTCTTAGTCACTGACACCATCGAGACACAACCGGTAGCCTATTCCGACAAGATCGAGGTCGTGTCGGTGGCGCCGCTCTTTGGCGAGGCGATCAGGAGAATCCACAACCGCGAAAGCATCAGCGTGCTATTTGAAAAGTAGTCGAATCTCCTGCCTTTACGCCACCCGCACCCGCAGCCCGTGATAGCCGCTCGAGCCGCCCAGCAGCGGCGGCGTTCTCTGGGCGGTTTGCGTTTCGCCGGCGCCGTCCGTGGCCCTGACCATCACCTCGACCTGGCCGGGCTCGGCGTTCC
The sequence above is a segment of the Deinococcota bacterium genome. Coding sequences within it:
- a CDS encoding ribose-phosphate pyrophosphokinase; translated protein: MPSDNILVFGGSGSPRLTKAICGTLNVIPGKSEVLRFSEGNLFVRVLENVRGRPVYLVQSTAFPANDNFMELLFWIDAFKRASAASVTAIIPYFSYAKGDKKDEPRVSIRARVCADAIEAAGADRVVTMDLHAPQIQGFFRIPVDDLYALPTLCEAVKKKGFSDLVVVAPDMGFAKKARKYASYLGASLAIGDKERVAHDEKAEVLEIIGEVGGKTALIVDDFTISGGTLVEAAERLVERGAASVYAAVTHGVFSQGAVEKIDRSPIVHLLVTDTIETQPVAYSDKIEVVSVAPLFGEAIRRIHNRESISVLFEK